One window of Doryrhamphus excisus isolate RoL2022-K1 chromosome 13, RoL_Dexc_1.0, whole genome shotgun sequence genomic DNA carries:
- the LOC131140482 gene encoding protein yippee-like 5 has product MGRIFLDHIGGRRLFSCANCDTILTNRSELISTRFTGATGRAFLFNKVVNLQYSEVQDRVMLTGRHMVRDVSCKNCNSKLGWIYEFATEDSQRYKEGRVILERALVRESEGFEEHVPSDNS; this is encoded by the exons ATGGGGCGTATCTTCTTGGACCACATCGGCGGAAGGCGTCTGTTCTCCTGTGCCAACTGTGACACCATTCTGACTAATCGCTCCGAGCTCATTTCTACGCGATTCACAGGAGCAACGGGGAGAGCTTTCCTCTTCAACAAG GTGGTCAACCTGCAGTACAGCGAGGTCCAGGACCGCGTGATGCTGACGGGCAGACACATGGTGAGGGACGTCAGCTGCAAGAACTGCAACAGCAAGTTGGGCTGGATCTATGAGTTCGCCACCGAGGACAGCCAGCGCTACAAGGAGGGGCGCGTCATCCTGGAGAGGGCGCTGGTCCGCGAGAGCGAAGGCTTCGAGGAACACGTTCCCTCCGACAACTCCTGA
- the lclat1 gene encoding lysocardiolipin acyltransferase 1 yields MAVSVRGLYFILTLFLASFFGSIFMLGPVLPLMLLSPTWYRWITDRIVATWLTLPVSLLELVFGVKVVITGDAFVPGERSVIIMNHRTRLDWMFLWCCLLRYSYLRLEKICLKAALKAVPGFGWAMQVACFIFIHRHWEKDKEHLENMLDYFCDIREPLQLLLFPEGTDLTENTRARSDKFATQSNLPKFEHVLHPRTTGFTFIVDRLRKGDNLDAVHDITVAYPKNIPQTERHLMLGQFPREIHFHVQRYTVASLPTSTADLESWCRERWAEKEVRLRDFYSGQPRGFERDGVTRVPPCKSELRVSLIKAASLIYWSAFIVLCFAGLWLWAPFRLYLVVMVGVFVAQQKLAGGMELLEMACHRYWTTVWTATANEKEKMLDGKTK; encoded by the exons ATGGCTGTGTCAGTGCGGGGTCTCTACTTTATACTGACCCTGTTTTTGGCCAGTTTCTTCGGAAGCATCTTCATGCTGGGTCCGGTCTTGCCCCTCATGCTGCTGTCCCCCACCTGGTACCGCTGGATCACTGACCGCATCGTCGCTACCTGGCTCACCCTGCCAGTG TCCTTGTTGGAACTGGTCTTCGGGGTGAAAGTAGTGATCACCGGCGACGCCTTCGTCCCTGGGGAGCGTAGTGTCATCATCATGAACCACCGCACGCGCCTGGACTGGATGTTCCTCTGGTGCTGTCTGCTGAGGTACAGCTACCTCCGCTTGGAGAAGATCTGCCTCAAGGCTGCGCTGAAGGCCGTGCCGGGCTTCG GCTGGGCAATGCAGGTGGCCTGCTTTATCTTCATCCATCGCCATTGGGAGAAGGACAAGGAACACTTGGAGAACATGCTAGACTACTTCTGTGACATCAGAGAGCCCCTGCAGCTGCTTCTGTTCCCTGAGGGCACCGACCTCACCG AAAACACGAGAGCCAGGAGCGACAAGTTCGCCACCCAGAGCAACCTCCCGAAATTCGAACATGTACTGCATCCACGCACCACCGGGTTCACTTTCATTGTGGACCGGTTACGAAAAG GAGACAACCTGGACGCCGTCCACGACATCACCGTGGCTTACCCCAAGAACATCCCTCAGACGGAACGCCACCTCATGCTAGGCCAGTTCCCCCGCGAGATCCACTTCCACGTGCAGCGTTATACTGTGGCGTCGCTGCCCACCTCCACCGCCGACCTTGAGTCCTGGTGTCGGGAGCGCTGGGCCGAGAAGGAGGTCCGCCTGCGGGACTTTTACTCGGGCCAGCCACGGGGATTTGAGCGGGATGGCGTTACTCGTGTGCCGCCGTGCAAGTCGGAGCTGCGCGTGTCTCTGATCAAAGCCGCCTCCTTGATCTACTGGAGCGCTTTTATCGTACTGTGCTTCGCCGGTCTGTGGCTCTGGGCCCCCTTCAGGCTGTACTTGGTGGTCATGGTGGGGGTGTTCGTTGCTCAACAGAAGCTGGCCGGTGGGATGGAGCTGCTGGAGATGGCCTGCCATCGCTATTGGACGACCGTCTGGACCGCCACTGCAAATGAGAAGGAGAAGATGCTGGATGGGAAGACCAAGTGA